Proteins from a genomic interval of Streptomyces sp. TLI_235:
- a CDS encoding transposase has product MSDAERAVVRPLLPVPGWLRGRGGQPEAYCHRAMPDAVRYLVDNGTKWRAMPADFPPWDRVYACFRRWRNHDLVREFHDRLHRLVRERAGRGRDRLAVGQSGRGRRL; this is encoded by the coding sequence ATGTCGGACGCCGAGCGGGCGGTGGTCCGACCACTGCTGCCGGTGCCGGGCTGGCTGCGGGGCCGGGGCGGGCAACCGGAGGCTTATTGCCACCGCGCGATGCCGGACGCGGTCCGCTACCTGGTCGACAACGGCACGAAGTGGCGGGCCATGCCTGCCGACTTCCCACCGTGGGACCGGGTCTACGCGTGTTTCCGGCGCTGGCGCAACCACGATCTGGTCCGCGAGTTCCACGACCGGCTCCACCGCCTGGTCCGCGAGCGGGCCGGGCGCGGGCGTGATCGACTCGCAGTCGGTCAAAGCGGACGCGGTCGTCGGCTCTGA
- a CDS encoding DDE family transposase, with translation MIDSQSVKADAVVGSDSRGFDGGKLINGRKRHVVVDTLGLLLAVMVTAADVGDRAAAQVLLTQVTAAHHLLALVWADGGYTGTLVEYCLAALALVVLPKRWIVERFFAHLMRSRRLVRDFPSPARRRWSTGR, from the coding sequence GTGATCGACTCGCAGTCGGTCAAAGCGGACGCGGTCGTCGGCTCTGACAGCCGCGGCTTCGACGGCGGCAAGCTGATCAACGGGCGCAAGCGGCACGTCGTGGTCGACACCCTTGGCCTGCTGCTCGCGGTGATGGTCACCGCAGCGGATGTGGGCGACCGCGCCGCGGCCCAGGTCCTGCTCACCCAGGTCACTGCCGCGCACCACCTGCTGGCCCTGGTCTGGGCCGACGGCGGATACACCGGCACCCTCGTCGAGTACTGCCTCGCGGCCCTCGCCCTGGTCGTGCTGCCCAAGCGTTGGATCGTCGAGCGGTTCTTCGCCCACCTGATGCGAAGTCGCCGTCTCGTGCGCGACTTTCCATCGCCAGCGCGGAGGCGATGGTCTACTGGTCGATGA
- a CDS encoding phosphoribosyl transferase-like protein, whose translation MSAWFADRRDAGRRLGERLRDLSGGWPADPIVLALPPGGVPVAVEVARELGAPMDVLVARPVGAPGQPDAVVGAIAGDAPPLFDRRALKSLGLTPRDLDAEVTRARAELGHRERLYWQHRPAPPLKGRSVVLVDDGLTIALMACAGLRLINHTA comes from the coding sequence ATGTCCGCATGGTTCGCCGATCGCCGGGACGCGGGCCGCAGGCTGGGCGAGCGTCTTCGGGACCTGTCCGGAGGGTGGCCGGCTGATCCGATCGTGCTGGCCCTGCCGCCCGGCGGTGTCCCGGTCGCGGTGGAGGTCGCACGCGAGCTTGGCGCGCCGATGGATGTCCTGGTGGCCCGCCCGGTCGGCGCGCCGGGCCAGCCGGATGCCGTGGTGGGTGCGATCGCAGGCGACGCCCCGCCGCTGTTCGACCGGCGCGCCCTCAAAAGCCTCGGTCTCACGCCACGTGATCTCGACGCCGAGGTCACCCGCGCACGCGCCGAACTCGGCCACCGCGAGCGCCTCTACTGGCAACACCGCCCCGCGCCACCCCTGAAGGGACGGAGCGTTGTGCTCGTCGACGACGGCCTCACCATCGCACTGATGGCATGCGCGGGGCTGAGGTTGATTAATCACACAGCGTGA
- a CDS encoding molecular chaperone GrpE, with the protein MSPRTGGGQGDKPPIVIHDRRRIDPVTLQPRQPDPDTEEHPGHGTVLGQPDRAAKLEKQLAERTADLQRLKAEYDNYRKRTQRERAQIREATVAEVLAGLVPVLDDLDRAREHGELTGGLQAIANTLISHVTGLGIESFGTPGEPFDPTRHDAVAHQESPDVDRPTCTEIVRPGYRLGQRLLRPAQVTVTAPSLAEDRGAEPSGPALPEPG; encoded by the coding sequence ATGAGCCCGCGCACCGGAGGCGGGCAGGGCGACAAGCCGCCGATCGTCATCCACGACCGGCGGCGCATCGACCCGGTCACCCTCCAACCCAGACAGCCCGACCCCGACACCGAGGAGCACCCCGGACACGGCACCGTCCTGGGACAACCGGACCGGGCGGCGAAGCTGGAGAAGCAACTCGCCGAACGCACAGCAGACCTGCAACGCCTCAAGGCTGAGTACGACAACTACCGCAAACGCACCCAGCGTGAACGAGCGCAGATCCGCGAGGCCACCGTCGCGGAAGTCCTCGCAGGACTGGTACCCGTCCTCGACGATCTCGACCGGGCACGGGAACACGGCGAGCTCACCGGCGGCCTCCAGGCCATCGCCAACACACTGATCTCCCACGTCACCGGCTTAGGCATCGAATCCTTCGGCACACCGGGAGAGCCCTTCGACCCCACCCGCCACGACGCCGTCGCTCACCAGGAGTCCCCGGACGTCGATCGACCCACCTGCACGGAGATCGTGCGCCCCGGCTACCGGCTCGGACAGCGGCTCCTGCGCCCGGCCCAGGTCACGGTCACCGCGCCGAGCCTGGCGGAAGATCGAGGTGCTGAGCCTTCGGGGCCGGCCCTCCCGGAACCGGGCTGA
- a CDS encoding molecular chaperone DnaK, which translates to MSRAVGIDLGTTNSVVCVLEGGEPSVIANAEGARTTPSVVAFGKGGEVLVGEVAKRQAVTNVDRTARSVKRHMGESDWRFPEHGDVDGKRYTAQEISARVLQKLKRDAEAYLGEDVTDAVITVPAYFNDAQRTATKEAGEIAGLKVARIINEPTAAALAYGLDKESDQTVLVFDLGGGTFDVSLLEIGEGVVEVKSTSGDTHLGGDDWDQQIVDHLVKQFKNGYGIDLSKDKMAAQRLREAAEKAKIELSAATETTINLPYITASAEGALHLDEKLTRAQFQQLTADLLERCKGPFHSAVKDAKIKVSDIDHVILVGGSTRMPAVTDLVKELTGKDPHKGVNPDEVVAVGAALQAGVLKGEVKDVLLLDVTPLSLGIETKGGIMTKLIERNTTIPTRRSEVFTTAEDNQPSVTVQVYQGEREIAAYNKKLGMFELTGIAPAPRGLPQIEVTFDIDANGIMHVGAKDLGTGKEQKMTVTGGSSLPKDDIDRMIRDAEQHAQEDRRRKEAAETRNQGEQLVYSTEKLIADNADKIPTDVKSEVETALADLKEKLKGDDTAAIRTATERTATAAQKIGAALYSQAGGPQAAAGTGPTQGGEEEVVDAEIVDGEERKGGAG; encoded by the coding sequence ATGTCACGCGCGGTCGGAATTGACCTGGGAACGACGAACTCGGTGGTGTGCGTCCTAGAGGGCGGCGAACCGTCCGTCATCGCCAACGCCGAGGGCGCGCGCACGACCCCGTCCGTGGTGGCGTTCGGCAAGGGCGGTGAGGTGCTGGTCGGCGAGGTCGCCAAGCGCCAGGCAGTGACCAACGTGGACCGCACCGCCCGCTCGGTGAAGCGGCACATGGGCGAGAGCGACTGGCGCTTCCCCGAGCACGGCGACGTGGACGGCAAGCGGTACACCGCGCAGGAGATCTCCGCGCGGGTGCTGCAGAAGCTCAAGCGGGACGCCGAGGCGTACCTGGGCGAGGACGTGACAGACGCGGTGATCACCGTCCCGGCGTACTTCAACGACGCCCAGCGCACCGCGACCAAGGAGGCGGGCGAGATCGCCGGCCTGAAGGTGGCGCGGATCATCAACGAGCCCACCGCAGCCGCCCTGGCGTACGGGCTGGACAAGGAGAGCGACCAGACGGTGCTGGTCTTCGACCTCGGCGGTGGCACGTTCGATGTGTCCCTGCTGGAGATCGGCGAAGGTGTGGTGGAGGTGAAGTCCACCTCCGGTGACACCCACCTGGGCGGCGACGACTGGGACCAGCAGATCGTCGACCATCTGGTCAAGCAGTTCAAGAACGGCTACGGCATCGACCTGTCCAAGGACAAGATGGCCGCGCAGCGGCTGCGCGAGGCGGCCGAGAAGGCCAAGATCGAGCTGTCCGCGGCGACCGAAACGACGATCAACCTCCCGTACATCACCGCCTCCGCCGAGGGCGCGCTGCACCTGGACGAGAAGCTCACCCGCGCCCAGTTCCAGCAGCTGACGGCCGACCTGCTGGAGCGGTGCAAGGGCCCGTTCCACAGCGCGGTCAAGGACGCGAAGATCAAGGTCTCGGACATCGACCACGTCATCCTGGTCGGCGGCTCGACCCGGATGCCGGCCGTGACCGACCTGGTGAAGGAGCTGACCGGCAAGGACCCGCACAAGGGCGTCAACCCGGACGAGGTCGTCGCCGTCGGCGCCGCGCTCCAGGCCGGTGTGCTGAAGGGCGAGGTCAAGGATGTCCTGCTGCTGGACGTCACCCCGCTGTCCCTGGGCATCGAGACCAAGGGCGGCATCATGACCAAGCTGATCGAGCGGAACACGACCATCCCGACCAGGCGGTCCGAGGTGTTCACCACCGCCGAGGACAACCAGCCATCTGTCACCGTGCAGGTCTACCAGGGCGAGCGCGAGATCGCCGCGTACAACAAGAAGCTCGGCATGTTCGAGCTGACCGGCATCGCGCCGGCCCCCCGGGGTTTGCCGCAGATCGAGGTCACCTTCGACATCGACGCCAACGGCATCATGCACGTCGGCGCGAAGGACCTCGGCACCGGCAAGGAACAGAAGATGACCGTCACCGGCGGCTCCTCCCTCCCGAAGGACGACATCGACCGCATGATCCGCGACGCCGAACAGCACGCCCAGGAGGACCGGCGCCGCAAGGAGGCCGCCGAGACCCGCAACCAGGGCGAGCAGCTCGTCTACTCGACCGAGAAGCTGATCGCCGACAACGCCGACAAGATCCCCACCGATGTGAAGTCCGAGGTCGAGACGGCCCTCGCCGACCTGAAGGAGAAACTCAAGGGCGACGACACCGCCGCGATCCGCACCGCCACCGAGCGGACGGCCACCGCCGCGCAGAAGATCGGCGCCGCCCTCTACTCGCAGGCCGGCGGCCCGCAAGCGGCAGCCGGCACCGGCCCGACGCAAGGTGGAGAGGAGGAGGTCGTCGACGCGGAGATCGTCGATGGCGAGGAACGCAAGGGAGGTGCCGGATGA
- a CDS encoding DnaJ-like protein (manually curated), protein MLVRRRRGGERPVAAQRARPDHYAVLGVDPSASARQITSAYRALVRALHPDSRPAQRPSAERLGEVLAAYEVLRDPDRRAAYDARFNHRQTAESSVTPPAGPDRPSARSVPVRVHHTEPRFIAAEHSGPEDFGRIGPWPPGPDLRVGPVRVVVPGAAAKPVDLARWVLWHLGDIDLWP, encoded by the coding sequence GTGTTGGTGCGTCGGCGCCGAGGAGGTGAGCGTCCCGTGGCAGCGCAACGAGCCCGGCCTGATCATTACGCGGTGCTCGGGGTGGATCCCTCGGCGTCCGCGCGCCAGATCACGTCGGCCTATCGCGCGCTGGTGCGCGCGCTGCACCCTGACAGCCGTCCCGCGCAACGGCCATCGGCGGAACGGCTCGGCGAGGTGCTCGCGGCCTATGAGGTGCTCCGGGATCCCGATCGGCGGGCCGCCTACGACGCCCGGTTCAACCACCGCCAGACTGCAGAGTCGTCCGTCACGCCTCCAGCCGGCCCGGATCGCCCGTCAGCCCGGAGCGTGCCGGTGCGGGTCCACCACACCGAGCCCCGGTTCATCGCCGCCGAGCACTCCGGTCCCGAGGACTTCGGCCGGATCGGGCCGTGGCCGCCCGGCCCCGACCTGCGGGTCGGCCCGGTCCGAGTGGTGGTTCCAGGGGCCGCCGCCAAGCCCGTCGACCTCGCCCGGTGGGTGCTGTGGCACCTGGGCGACATCGACCTGTGGCCCTGA
- a CDS encoding anti-anti-sigma factor has protein sequence MAATCVPEWLPAEGAGFDGPRTAAAPSFGAAVVPPPQPDGGVTVVTAHGEIDIATADALRARLVAALSRHGHVAVDLAEVTFIDCGGLRALTGAHQLAVRTDRRLTLRTPSRPVARLLALTRLDRELAVEPETRSATPAQ, from the coding sequence ATGGCCGCCACCTGCGTCCCGGAATGGCTCCCGGCCGAGGGTGCGGGCTTCGACGGTCCCCGCACCGCGGCTGCCCCGTCTTTCGGGGCGGCCGTGGTGCCGCCACCCCAACCGGACGGCGGAGTCACCGTGGTGACGGCGCACGGGGAGATCGACATCGCCACGGCCGACGCGCTGCGCGCCCGACTGGTGGCCGCACTCTCCCGCCACGGGCACGTCGCCGTCGACCTCGCCGAGGTGACCTTCATCGACTGCGGCGGCCTGCGCGCCCTGACCGGGGCCCACCAGCTCGCCGTACGCACCGATCGGCGGCTGACCCTGCGCACTCCGAGCCGGCCCGTAGCGCGGCTGCTCGCGCTCACCCGGCTGGATCGCGAACTCGCCGTCGAACCCGAAACCAGGAGCGCCACTCCCGCGCAGTGA
- a CDS encoding HSP20 family protein, with translation MLMRTDPFREFDRLTQQLLGTTGTWSRPSAMPMDAYRSGDEYLVVFDLPGVTPEAVDIDVEQNVLTVKAERRPVAKGDDIEMEVSERPLGIFSRQLFLGDTLDTDNIRADYEAGVLTLHIPVTEKAKPHKIEVAGVSDRKEIQS, from the coding sequence ATGCTGATGCGCACCGATCCGTTCCGTGAGTTCGACCGCCTCACTCAGCAGCTCCTCGGCACGACCGGCACCTGGTCGCGGCCGTCGGCGATGCCGATGGACGCCTACCGCTCCGGCGACGAGTACCTCGTGGTCTTCGACCTGCCGGGCGTGACTCCCGAGGCGGTGGACATCGACGTCGAGCAGAACGTGCTGACGGTCAAGGCTGAGCGCCGCCCGGTCGCCAAGGGCGACGACATCGAGATGGAGGTCTCCGAGCGGCCGCTGGGCATCTTCTCGCGGCAGCTGTTCCTCGGCGACACCCTGGACACCGACAACATCCGCGCCGACTACGAGGCCGGTGTGCTCACCCTGCACATCCCGGTCACCGAGAAGGCCAAGCCCCACAAGATCGAAGTCGCCGGTGTCTCCGACCGCAAGGAGATCCAGTCCTGA